GTACCGGTTATAAATATGAGCGCAGCGACGATTAAAAAAATAAATCTGGTAGAAAGGGATTGTGAGTAAAATTGACAGGCAGCCAGTGGAAGTAAAACGAGGGTTCCGATAAAACTCAGCATGAAAACCGGATTTAGGATAGCCACGTTGATGGATTGCATGGCGGCCAGATATTCCTTGTCCGGCAATTTTCCCAGTCCTGGATTTACCGAGCACGAGTAAGCGTAAAATAGTCCGGCAATTAGAGCGGTTGTCAATGCGGTG
The nucleotide sequence above comes from Dyadobacter subterraneus. Encoded proteins:
- a CDS encoding anthrone oxygenase family protein, with protein sequence MINFANITLGFTALTTALIAGLFYAYSCSVNPGLGKLPDKEYLAAMQSINVAILNPVFMLSFIGTLVLLPLAACQFYSQSLSTRFIFLIVAALIFITGTFGVTIFGNVPLNNALAAFDINSASIQEIATQ